From the genome of Proteus vulgaris, one region includes:
- a CDS encoding universal stress protein, producing MYKTILVPIDIVEEELTSKAVRHAVYLAKETGANLHLIHVLPISSAIINAYSLGYPEIKDKATVKAENDMQMLVDSVDLPAEKVAYTVTFGSPRDEILVTAKDIQADLIVIGSRRPNISTHLLGSTAAGVVRYAEISVLVVR from the coding sequence ATGTATAAAACGATTTTAGTGCCTATTGATATTGTAGAAGAAGAGTTAACCAGTAAAGCAGTACGACATGCAGTGTATTTAGCAAAAGAAACGGGAGCTAACTTACATTTAATTCATGTTCTTCCTATCTCTTCGGCAATCATTAATGCTTATTCACTGGGTTATCCAGAAATTAAAGATAAAGCGACAGTGAAAGCAGAAAATGATATGCAAATGTTGGTAGATTCGGTGGATTTACCTGCTGAAAAGGTCGCTTATACGGTTACTTTTGGCTCACCTCGTGATGAGATTTTAGTTACAGCAAAAGATATTCAAGCCGACTTAATTGTCATTGGCTCACGTAGACCTAATATTAGCACTCATTTATTAGGCTCTACAGCTGCAGGCGTAGTTCGTTACGCGGAAATTTCAGTGCTAGTTGTTCGTTAA
- a CDS encoding NAD(P)H-hydrate dehydratase produces MKKEQLLHAITHYPALYQRKTGNTHKGTFGTIGIIGSAEGMSGAIVLAGKSALKAGCGKVFLGFAQLQLPLPFIDSAPELMLKTASELVDRQDISAWAVGCGLGLSANSENILLNVLAQRNENQPYVFDADALVLMAKLKSQISLNQHCVLTPHPKEAAILLNCTLSDIQNNREQAAKEVTKLYHCWAIIKGQHTVITSPTGEIIINRTGNSGLSTAGSGDVLTGIMGSFLAQGMVMSDAVKSAVWIHGIAADILVEKGIGPIGLTASELIDTVRDVRNQIWARTQKHNADYFE; encoded by the coding sequence ATGAAAAAAGAGCAACTATTACATGCAATAACACATTACCCTGCACTTTATCAGCGTAAAACAGGAAATACACATAAAGGTACATTTGGAACAATTGGTATTATTGGTAGCGCTGAAGGAATGAGTGGTGCCATTGTCTTGGCTGGTAAAAGTGCATTAAAAGCGGGCTGTGGAAAAGTTTTTCTTGGTTTCGCACAGTTACAACTTCCTCTTCCTTTTATTGATAGTGCACCAGAACTCATGCTAAAAACAGCGTCTGAGTTAGTGGATAGGCAAGATATTTCTGCTTGGGCGGTTGGTTGTGGATTGGGGTTGTCAGCAAATTCTGAAAATATTTTATTAAATGTATTAGCTCAGCGGAATGAAAATCAGCCTTATGTTTTTGATGCAGATGCGCTAGTGTTGATGGCAAAATTAAAATCACAAATCTCACTTAATCAACATTGTGTATTAACGCCACATCCCAAAGAAGCCGCTATTTTACTTAATTGTACATTGAGTGATATTCAAAATAACCGAGAACAAGCAGCCAAAGAAGTGACAAAACTTTACCACTGTTGGGCAATAATCAAAGGACAACATACAGTTATTACTTCTCCTACAGGGGAGATAATAATTAATAGAACAGGTAACAGTGGATTATCAACAGCAGGAAGTGGGGATGTATTAACTGGTATCATGGGGAGTTTTTTAGCGCAAGGAATGGTAATGTCTGATGCAGTTAAAAGTGCGGTTTGGATACATGGTATAGCTGCCGATATTTTAGTTGAAAAAGGTATTGGACCAATAGGCTTAACAGCTTCAGAATTGATTGATACTGTCCGCGATGTTCGTAATCAAATATGGGCGAGAACACAAAAACATAATGCCGATTATTTTGAATAA
- a CDS encoding DUF2594 family protein yields MNEKFKTQADVETLAEEVACLKTLVTYMLKALGQADAGRIILNIERAIAEVDDEKQAETFRNTISQIKTVYRQ; encoded by the coding sequence ATGAACGAAAAATTTAAAACACAAGCAGATGTTGAAACATTGGCAGAAGAAGTGGCTTGCTTAAAAACTCTTGTCACTTATATGTTAAAAGCATTAGGCCAAGCAGATGCAGGACGTATTATTTTAAATATTGAACGCGCGATTGCAGAAGTTGATGACGAAAAACAAGCAGAGACATTCCGTAATACTATTAGCCAAATTAAAACTGTTTATCGCCAATAA
- the hemB gene encoding porphobilinogen synthase: protein MSNEQSIQRLRRLRQSENLRALFQETTLTKNDLALPIFVEEGLDDYQPIKSMPGVVRIPEKRLAYEIERIAKAGIKTVMTFGVSHHLDETGSDAWKSDGLVSRMSRICKDAVPEMIVMSDTCFCEYTSHGHCGVLHGEHVDNDETIYNLGLQAVAAAQAGADFIAPSAAMDGQVAAIRAALDKAGFSDTGIVSYSTKFASALYGPFRDAAGSRLIGDRKTYQMNPMNRREAIRESLIDEQEGADMLMVKPAGAYLDIIRDVRERTLLPLAAYQISGEYAQIKFAALAGAIDEDRVVMETLGSIKRAGADLILSYFALDLAERNLL from the coding sequence GTGAGCAACGAACAATCCATCCAGCGTTTAAGAAGACTACGCCAGTCAGAAAACCTGCGCGCTCTCTTTCAAGAAACAACCTTAACTAAAAATGATCTCGCTCTGCCTATTTTTGTTGAAGAAGGGCTTGATGATTATCAGCCTATTAAAAGTATGCCGGGTGTGGTTCGTATTCCTGAAAAGCGTCTTGCTTATGAAATTGAACGCATTGCCAAAGCTGGCATTAAAACTGTCATGACTTTTGGGGTATCCCATCATCTTGATGAAACTGGGAGTGATGCTTGGAAAAGTGATGGCTTAGTTTCTCGTATGTCTCGTATTTGTAAAGATGCAGTCCCAGAAATGATTGTGATGTCTGATACTTGTTTTTGTGAATACACTTCACATGGTCACTGTGGCGTTTTACATGGTGAACATGTTGATAATGATGAAACTATCTATAATTTAGGTCTTCAAGCTGTTGCAGCCGCGCAAGCTGGTGCAGATTTTATCGCTCCATCTGCAGCAATGGATGGACAAGTCGCCGCCATTCGTGCAGCACTTGATAAAGCAGGCTTTAGTGATACAGGCATTGTCTCTTATTCAACTAAATTCGCTTCCGCCTTATATGGTCCTTTCCGTGATGCAGCAGGCTCTCGTTTAATTGGTGATCGCAAAACTTATCAAATGAATCCAATGAATCGCCGTGAAGCTATCCGTGAATCATTAATTGATGAACAAGAAGGCGCTGATATGCTGATGGTAAAACCTGCAGGCGCTTATTTAGATATTATTCGCGATGTGCGTGAACGTACGTTATTACCTTTAGCTGCTTATCAAATCAGTGGTGAGTATGCCCAAATTAAATTTGCGGCATTAGCTGGTGCAATCGATGAAGATCGTGTGGTCATGGAAACTTTAGGTTCAATTAAACGTGCAGGAGCAGATTTAATTCTGTCTTACTTTGCACTTGATTTAGCTGAAAGAAACCTACTTTAA
- a CDS encoding HIT family protein, translating into MDNCIFCQIVAGKAPCHKIWEDDHHLAFLSIFPNTKGFTVVIPKKHYPSYAFDLSDETLALLVIATKKVAKILDKTFPDVSRSGMFFEGFGVDHVHSKLSPMHGTGDMTKWAPIENKQKIFFDKYPGYLSSHDFERASDEELAQLAALIRKNNK; encoded by the coding sequence ATGGATAACTGTATTTTCTGTCAAATCGTAGCAGGAAAAGCACCTTGCCATAAAATTTGGGAAGATGATCACCACCTCGCTTTTCTCTCTATATTTCCTAATACCAAAGGCTTTACTGTTGTTATCCCTAAAAAACACTATCCAAGTTATGCGTTTGATTTAAGCGATGAAACCTTAGCCTTACTCGTTATTGCGACCAAAAAAGTTGCTAAAATCTTGGATAAAACATTCCCTGATGTGTCTCGTTCAGGAATGTTTTTTGAAGGCTTTGGTGTTGATCATGTTCATAGTAAACTTAGTCCAATGCATGGTACTGGTGATATGACTAAATGGGCACCTATTGAAAATAAGCAGAAGATTTTCTTTGATAAATATCCGGGTTATCTTTCATCTCACGATTTTGAACGTGCGAGTGATGAAGAGCTTGCACAATTAGCAGCCTTGATCAGAAAAAACAATAAATAA
- a CDS encoding low molecular weight protein tyrosine phosphatase family protein, whose amino-acid sequence MNILFICSKNQWRSPTAELLFADREGINTLSAGTRKDAQCVVDNELLKWADLVLVMESKHLNRLSAHFPATMRYKKAHVLGIPDNYCFNDPALIELLEQKVQPYLPMEAKLSTK is encoded by the coding sequence ATGAATATCTTATTTATTTGCAGTAAAAACCAATGGCGAAGCCCAACCGCTGAACTATTGTTTGCAGATAGAGAAGGAATTAATACACTTTCAGCAGGTACGCGCAAAGATGCGCAATGTGTTGTTGATAATGAATTGCTAAAATGGGCTGATTTAGTGCTTGTCATGGAATCTAAACATTTAAATCGTTTATCTGCACATTTTCCTGCAACCATGCGCTATAAAAAAGCCCATGTATTGGGAATACCTGATAATTATTGCTTTAATGATCCGGCATTAATTGAACTCCTTGAACAGAAAGTTCAGCCTTATTTACCGATGGAAGCAAAGCTTTCAACTAAATAA
- a CDS encoding cytosine deaminase — protein sequence MLGKNIEQINHARLVGKEGLWRITLKNNKIEAIASQPENDFHPDALDAQGGLVHAPFVEPHIHLDTTQTAGQPNWNQSGTLFEGIERWAERKALLTHDDVKQRAWQTLQWQIANGIQHVRTHVDVSDASLTALKAMLEVKEEIKPWVDLQIVAFPQEGILSYPNGEALLEEALKLGADVVGAIPHFEFTREYGVESLHKTFALAQKYDRLIDVHCDEIDDEQSRFVETVAALAHKENMGSRVTASHTTAMHSYNGAYTSRLFRLLRMSGINFVANPLVNIHLQGRFDTYPKRRGITRVKEMLESNINVCFGHDDVFDPWYPLGTANMLQVLHMGLHVCQLMGYGQIDKGLQLISHNSAKTLALTDYGVEVGNSANFIILPADNGFDALRRQVPVRYSIRQGKVIAQTEPAKTEIMLDKPTRITYK from the coding sequence ATGCTGGGTAAAAATATCGAACAAATTAACCATGCTCGTCTAGTTGGAAAAGAAGGTTTATGGCGCATTACGCTAAAAAATAACAAAATTGAAGCCATTGCATCTCAACCTGAAAATGATTTTCATCCTGATGCCTTAGATGCTCAAGGCGGATTGGTTCATGCGCCTTTTGTTGAACCTCATATTCATTTAGATACTACACAAACTGCAGGGCAACCGAACTGGAATCAATCAGGTACGTTATTTGAAGGTATCGAGCGTTGGGCAGAGCGAAAAGCATTGTTAACACATGATGATGTTAAACAACGTGCATGGCAAACATTGCAATGGCAAATTGCTAATGGTATTCAGCATGTTAGAACACATGTGGATGTTTCAGATGCTTCACTCACAGCATTAAAAGCAATGTTGGAAGTAAAAGAAGAAATAAAACCTTGGGTTGATTTACAAATAGTCGCTTTTCCTCAAGAAGGTATTTTATCTTACCCTAATGGTGAAGCTTTATTAGAAGAAGCATTAAAGCTAGGCGCAGATGTTGTCGGTGCGATCCCTCACTTTGAATTTACGCGTGAATATGGTGTTGAATCTCTGCATAAAACCTTCGCTTTAGCACAAAAGTATGATCGTTTAATAGATGTTCATTGCGATGAAATTGATGATGAACAATCGCGCTTTGTTGAAACTGTTGCGGCTTTAGCCCATAAAGAAAATATGGGTTCAAGAGTGACTGCAAGTCATACAACCGCAATGCATTCTTATAATGGGGCTTATACTTCACGTTTATTCCGACTATTAAGAATGTCTGGCATTAACTTTGTGGCGAATCCTTTGGTTAATATTCACTTGCAAGGACGCTTTGATACTTATCCAAAACGTCGTGGTATTACTCGCGTAAAAGAGATGCTAGAAAGTAATATTAATGTCTGTTTTGGTCATGATGATGTCTTTGATCCTTGGTATCCATTAGGCACAGCAAATATGCTCCAAGTCTTACATATGGGATTGCATGTTTGCCAATTAATGGGCTATGGCCAAATTGATAAGGGATTACAGTTGATTAGTCATAATAGTGCTAAAACATTGGCGTTAACGGATTATGGTGTTGAAGTAGGAAATAGTGCAAACTTTATTATTCTGCCAGCAGATAACGGATTTGATGCTTTACGTCGTCAAGTACCTGTGCGTTATTCTATTCGCCAAGGTAAAGTTATTGCACAAACAGAGCCAGCAAAAACAGAAATTATGTTAGATAAGCCAACTCGAATTACTTACAAGTGA
- the codB gene encoding cytosine permease — protein MSQDNNYSQGPVPISARKGGLALTFVMLGLTFFSASMWTGGALGTGLSFNDFFLAVLIGNLLLGIYTAFLGFIGSKTGLTTHLLARYSFGIKGSWLPSFLLGGTQVGWFGVGVAMFAIPVGKATGIDINLLIAISGILMTITVFFGISALTILSIIAVPAIAILGSYSVYLAVHDMGGLSTLMAIKPAQPLDFNLALAMVVGSFISAGTLTADFVRFGRNPKVAVIVAIIAFFLGNTLMFVFGAAGAASLGMADISDVMIAQGLLLPAIVVLGLNIWTTNDNALYASGLGFANITGLSSKKLSVINGIIGTLCALWLYNNFVGWLTFLSAAIPPVGGVIIADYLMNKARYNSFNVATMQSVNWVALLAVAIGIMAGHWLPGIVPVNAVLGGAISYAVLNPILNRRTARQAEISHAG, from the coding sequence GTGTCTCAGGACAACAATTATAGTCAGGGCCCAGTGCCCATATCCGCAAGAAAGGGTGGATTGGCGTTAACCTTTGTGATGTTGGGATTAACGTTTTTTTCAGCCAGTATGTGGACTGGCGGCGCTCTTGGTACTGGTCTTTCCTTTAATGATTTCTTCCTCGCAGTTCTAATTGGTAATCTTCTTCTTGGTATCTACACCGCATTTCTTGGTTTTATTGGTTCAAAAACAGGTCTTACTACTCATCTCCTCGCGCGTTACTCTTTCGGTATTAAAGGTTCTTGGCTTCCCTCATTTTTACTCGGTGGTACTCAAGTTGGTTGGTTTGGTGTGGGGGTGGCAATGTTTGCCATTCCGGTAGGAAAAGCCACTGGTATTGATATCAATCTTCTTATCGCCATTTCCGGCATTTTAATGACCATCACAGTATTCTTCGGTATTTCTGCTCTCACTATTCTCTCTATCATCGCAGTTCCTGCTATCGCTATTCTCGGAAGTTACTCTGTTTATCTTGCGGTACATGATATGGGGGGACTTTCGACACTAATGGCGATAAAACCGGCTCAGCCATTAGATTTTAATTTAGCGTTAGCAATGGTTGTTGGATCGTTTATTAGTGCGGGTACACTGACTGCTGATTTTGTCCGCTTTGGACGAAACCCTAAAGTTGCTGTCATTGTCGCCATTATTGCTTTCTTCTTAGGAAATACCTTGATGTTTGTCTTTGGTGCGGCTGGTGCGGCTTCACTGGGAATGGCAGATATTTCTGATGTGATGATTGCGCAAGGATTATTACTTCCGGCTATCGTGGTGCTAGGTTTAAATATCTGGACAACGAATGACAACGCGTTATATGCATCAGGATTAGGTTTTGCCAATATCACTGGTTTATCAAGCAAAAAACTTTCAGTAATAAACGGTATCATTGGTACGCTGTGTGCATTATGGCTTTATAATAACTTTGTTGGTTGGCTTACCTTTTTATCTGCAGCAATTCCACCAGTAGGAGGTGTTATTATTGCAGATTATCTGATGAATAAAGCACGTTATAACTCCTTTAATGTTGCTACAATGCAATCGGTTAACTGGGTAGCACTACTCGCTGTTGCCATTGGCATTATGGCAGGGCATTGGTTACCAGGTATCGTGCCTGTTAATGCCGTGTTGGGGGGAGCAATAAGTTACGCTGTGTTAAATCCAATATTAAATCGTCGTACAGCTCGACAAGCGGAGATAAGTCATGCTGGGTAA
- the betA gene encoding choline dehydrogenase produces MVYDYIIIGAGSAGNVLATRLTEDPEVTVLLLEAGGPDYRFDFRTQMPAALAYPLQGRRYNWAYETEPEPYMNNRRMECGRGKGLGGSSLINGMCYIRGNAMDFDGWAKLPGLEEWDYLSCLPYFRKAESRDIGANDYHGDKGPVSVATPKKGNNILFKAMIEAGVQAGYPKTIDLNGYQQEGFGPMDRTVTPKGRRASTARGYLDQAKVRKNLTIETHATTDIIEFEGKKAVGVRYFSGENTTPHRVKANREVLLCAGAIASPQILQRSGVGPDKVLNEFNIQPVHVLPGVGENLQDHLEMYLQYECKKPVSLYPALKWYNQPKIGAQWLFQGTGIGASNQFEAGGFIRSSEKFAWPNIQFHFLPVAINYNGTNAVEVHGFQAHVGSMRSPSRGRVKLASTDPHQHPNILFNYMSTEQDWEEFRSAIRITREIMAQPALDAYRGEEISPGKHIQNDEQLDAFVRERAETAFHPCGTCKMGTDEMAVVDGEGRVHGIENLRVIDASIMPLIITGNLNATTIMIAEKLADKVRGIKSLPKSQAKYYIAGDQAARKTNLSL; encoded by the coding sequence ATGGTCTATGACTACATTATTATCGGTGCTGGTTCAGCCGGTAACGTTCTTGCTACCCGCTTGACAGAAGATCCTGAAGTTACTGTGCTGCTCCTTGAAGCTGGAGGTCCGGACTACAGGTTCGATTTTCGTACACAAATGCCAGCGGCATTAGCCTATCCATTACAAGGTAGGCGATATAATTGGGCTTATGAAACAGAGCCTGAACCTTATATGAATAACCGACGCATGGAATGTGGCCGAGGGAAAGGGCTTGGTGGCTCATCATTAATTAATGGTATGTGCTATATCCGTGGTAATGCGATGGACTTTGATGGTTGGGCTAAATTACCTGGCCTTGAAGAGTGGGATTACTTAAGCTGTTTACCTTATTTTCGTAAGGCAGAAAGTCGAGATATTGGCGCTAATGATTATCATGGTGATAAAGGTCCTGTAAGTGTGGCTACGCCGAAAAAAGGCAATAATATCTTATTTAAAGCAATGATTGAGGCGGGTGTACAAGCAGGATACCCAAAAACGATTGATCTTAACGGCTATCAGCAAGAGGGTTTTGGCCCGATGGATAGAACCGTCACACCTAAAGGTCGTCGAGCAAGTACAGCAAGAGGCTATCTTGATCAAGCAAAAGTGCGTAAAAACTTGACGATAGAGACACATGCAACGACTGATATTATTGAGTTTGAAGGTAAAAAAGCAGTGGGTGTCCGTTATTTTTCAGGCGAAAATACCACACCTCATCGTGTTAAAGCCAATCGAGAAGTATTACTTTGCGCGGGTGCAATTGCTTCGCCCCAAATTTTGCAACGTTCTGGTGTTGGGCCTGACAAAGTATTAAACGAATTTAATATTCAGCCAGTACATGTATTACCTGGAGTTGGGGAAAATCTGCAAGATCACTTAGAAATGTATTTGCAGTATGAATGTAAAAAGCCCGTTTCACTTTATCCTGCTTTAAAATGGTATAACCAGCCTAAGATTGGTGCGCAATGGCTATTTCAAGGAACAGGGATCGGTGCAAGCAATCAATTTGAAGCGGGGGGATTTATTCGCTCTAGCGAAAAGTTTGCGTGGCCTAATATTCAATTCCATTTTCTACCCGTTGCCATTAATTATAATGGCACCAATGCAGTAGAAGTGCATGGTTTCCAAGCTCATGTAGGCTCTATGCGTTCACCCAGTCGCGGGCGAGTAAAATTAGCTTCTACAGATCCTCATCAACATCCCAATATTTTATTTAATTACATGTCCACAGAACAAGATTGGGAAGAGTTTCGCTCCGCTATCCGTATTACGCGAGAAATAATGGCACAACCAGCATTAGATGCTTATCGTGGCGAAGAAATTAGTCCAGGTAAACATATTCAAAATGATGAACAACTTGATGCTTTTGTTAGAGAACGTGCTGAAACAGCATTTCATCCTTGTGGCACATGTAAAATGGGAACGGATGAAATGGCAGTTGTCGATGGGGAAGGTCGAGTACACGGCATAGAAAACTTAAGAGTTATTGATGCATCTATTATGCCACTAATAATCACTGGGAATTTGAATGCGACTACAATTATGATTGCAGAAAAGTTAGCTGATAAGGTGAGAGGAATTAAATCTTTACCTAAAAGTCAGGCTAAATATTATATTGCAGGTGATCAAGCTGCAAGAAAAACGAATCTAAGCCTATAA
- the betB gene encoding betaine-aldehyde dehydrogenase → MPNPPLHKLYIHGGYVDCAQPECEQFEAINPANGEVIAHLQSASEEDINWAVESAKQGQKIWRAMTAMERSRILRRAVDILRERNDELAHLETLDTGKPLSETRYVDIVTGADVLEYYAGLIPALEGEQIPLRETAFAYTRREPLGVVAGIGAWNYPIQIALWKSAPALAAGNAMIFKPSEMTSLTALKLAEIYTEAGVPKGVFNVVTGKANVGQWLTLHPDIAKVSFTGGIETGKKVMANASASSLKEVTMELGGKSPLIIFDDADLDTAADIAMMANFYSSGQVCTNGTRVFVPERLKPAFEAKIIERVSRIRIGSPLEMDTNFGPLVSFPHLEKVLSYIELGKAQGARLLCGGHRLLEGNFAQGAYVAPTVFTDCTDDMNITQDEIFGPVMSILSYQTEDEVVLRANNSVYGLAAGLVTKDLTTAHRVIHQLEAGICWINTWGESPAEMPVGGYKHSGVGRENGLVTLQNYTQIKSIQVELGEFSSVF, encoded by the coding sequence ATGCCAAACCCACCGTTACATAAACTCTATATTCATGGTGGATATGTTGATTGCGCACAACCGGAGTGTGAACAATTTGAAGCGATTAACCCAGCTAATGGCGAAGTGATCGCCCATTTACAGTCTGCAAGTGAAGAAGATATCAATTGGGCTGTAGAGAGCGCAAAACAAGGGCAAAAAATTTGGCGTGCGATGACGGCTATGGAACGCTCTCGAATTTTACGACGCGCTGTTGATATTTTACGTGAACGTAATGATGAATTGGCTCATTTAGAAACCTTAGATACAGGCAAACCGCTATCTGAAACACGCTATGTTGATATTGTGACGGGCGCTGATGTTTTAGAGTATTACGCAGGTCTTATTCCTGCACTTGAAGGAGAGCAAATTCCACTTAGAGAAACCGCTTTTGCTTACACTCGCCGCGAGCCATTGGGAGTTGTTGCTGGTATCGGTGCATGGAATTACCCCATTCAAATAGCGTTGTGGAAATCTGCACCTGCACTTGCCGCAGGTAATGCAATGATCTTTAAACCAAGTGAGATGACTTCATTAACAGCATTAAAACTTGCCGAAATATACACCGAGGCAGGGGTGCCAAAGGGCGTTTTTAACGTTGTTACAGGAAAAGCGAATGTGGGGCAATGGTTAACACTGCATCCTGATATCGCGAAAGTTTCTTTTACTGGAGGAATTGAAACGGGTAAAAAGGTGATGGCAAATGCGTCTGCTTCAAGTTTGAAAGAAGTAACCATGGAACTTGGTGGAAAGTCACCTTTAATTATTTTTGATGATGCAGATTTAGATACCGCTGCTGATATTGCGATGATGGCGAATTTTTATAGTTCAGGGCAGGTGTGTACCAATGGCACTCGTGTCTTTGTTCCTGAAAGATTAAAACCTGCATTTGAAGCGAAAATTATAGAGCGCGTATCACGTATTAGGATCGGCTCACCTCTTGAAATGGACACCAATTTTGGCCCACTGGTCAGTTTTCCTCATCTTGAAAAAGTCTTGAGTTATATTGAGTTAGGCAAAGCTCAAGGGGCAAGATTACTTTGTGGTGGTCATCGTTTATTAGAAGGAAATTTTGCTCAAGGTGCTTATGTTGCACCTACTGTTTTCACAGATTGCACCGATGATATGAATATCACACAAGATGAAATATTCGGTCCTGTGATGAGTATTCTTAGTTATCAAACTGAAGATGAAGTGGTTTTACGCGCAAATAATAGCGTTTATGGTTTGGCCGCAGGTCTTGTCACCAAAGATCTCACAACAGCTCACCGTGTTATTCACCAATTGGAAGCCGGAATTTGTTGGATCAATACATGGGGCGAGTCTCCTGCAGAAATGCCAGTTGGTGGCTATAAACATTCTGGTGTGGGACGTGAAAATGGGCTTGTTACACTACAGAATTATACTCAAATAAAATCTATTCAAGTTGAACTTGGGGAGTTTTCATCCGTTTTTTAA
- the betI gene encoding transcriptional regulator BetI — translation MPKIGMQSIRKQQLIQATLAVINEVGMQEASIALIARKAGVSNGIISHYFRDKNGLLEAAMRHIQYQLGFAVAIRLRMLSDATPKLRIQAIVEGNFDTTQTSEAAMKTWLAFWASSMHQPNLNRLQKVNDRRLYSNLSYEFGRVLTKDQARLAAKGLAALIDGLWLRSALSNAPFSLEEAKTITNEYIDMQLTNRSQIKT, via the coding sequence ATGCCGAAGATAGGAATGCAGTCGATACGTAAACAGCAATTAATCCAAGCAACGTTAGCAGTGATTAATGAGGTTGGAATGCAAGAGGCGAGCATCGCATTGATAGCTCGAAAAGCCGGTGTTTCTAACGGCATTATTAGTCACTACTTTCGTGATAAAAATGGATTGTTGGAAGCTGCCATGCGCCATATCCAGTATCAATTGGGTTTTGCGGTGGCGATACGTTTAAGAATGTTAAGCGATGCAACACCTAAGCTACGTATCCAAGCTATTGTTGAAGGTAACTTTGATACTACTCAAACCAGTGAAGCGGCAATGAAAACATGGCTAGCATTTTGGGCAAGTAGTATGCATCAGCCTAATTTGAATCGTCTACAAAAGGTCAATGATAGAAGGCTTTATTCCAATTTAAGTTACGAGTTTGGGCGCGTTCTTACTAAAGATCAAGCACGTTTGGCTGCGAAAGGTTTAGCCGCATTAATAGATGGTTTATGGCTACGAAGTGCGTTAAGTAATGCACCATTCTCTCTTGAAGAGGCCAAAACCATTACTAATGAATATATCGATATGCAACTGACAAATCGGAGTCAAATAAAGACTTAA